In Xiphophorus hellerii strain 12219 chromosome 8, Xiphophorus_hellerii-4.1, whole genome shotgun sequence, the genomic window GCCATAAGACAATACAGATAACATCCCCCAGCAAGGAGAATCTCTGTCCTGATTAGAGGCCGAACACGCTGTtcccttctttctctctccaacCAGCCCGACCACCTGCCTGCGAGTCCTCTGATCACCGGCTGTCCGTGCTCAACCGTCCATTAGCCTCCAACAGGCCCCACCGCTGTGAAAATAAAGTGGCCGCGGCTGATTCTCCGGACTGTCACCCTTCGACCTGGCTGCTTAGCGTGCTGTTTATGTCTCCGGCGTGCCGTTCTCGCTCACTGCAGTTCCTCCACTGGGCTCTCTCCTCACCGACATGTTGCTACCGGACACAAAGCTACGAGAACATACGGGTCTCTGACCATTTACAACCGCGGCGGCGGGGTGCGTCACAGCTGCGTGCCTACGGTTGGCTCCTCCCAATACGCATGCGCCGCAGAGGAGAGGAAAGAGCAAAGATCCAAGGACAGAGAAAACGTCGTGCTTGCAGTCATATTTAGGcctgatttttttcaaaatttgcaagaaattaTATTTGGTGGATTGCTAAAAAATAGTGAATTAGCTCCAGGATTCCGCTAatttctgataggaaatgagAGAGGCATGAAATTTGTGtttataataaacatatttgtCCATAGATTAATTTTTACCTTTTGAATCCAACATATTAATTTTCGATTCAAGAAACCAACAAACTTGTTTATTTCTAAATCCATTGTCTCCCCCTAGTGGACTATGGTTTCTTGCTGATTAGTTGTGTAATTAATTGAGTTGGGAGTGATCTTGTTGTTGTTCTAGCTATGGCTTCTTTAATTCTCACATGCGCAATTTTTGATACTGTGAATGTAAATACATGAGAGTAAAAAACACCTGGCAGCAGGCCGGCCAgttgtagaaaacaaaacaccaaaaggTGCAGAACAAAATCACTAAAGTAACACAAAGACAGAGGTTTGAATGGATCTAAAAAGTGTACACACTCCTTGCAAAGGTTTTGTGACGAGAACAAAATGAGACCGCAATAAATTACCTAAAACGTATTCCACAGATGTTATgacaaaacaaactgataaaatataaacaataaaaaatgtgcacAGTTCCAGTTGTCCAAGTGTGTATATAACATATGACTTATAAGCTTCTTTAGATTTTATAGCAGCCTATCAATATCCCCATCCTGACTTTGAGGTTGTGAGAACATCTCTTGTCCAAAGTCTACttcagattttctgtcagatCCAGTTCTGTACTCCCATGCCAAAACTCTTAACTTTTTATTCCTGCAGATTTGGATCTGGGATGTttgaaaatcctcaaaaaaCTTTTGGAAACAAGGTAAAAACGAGTCTGTCTATAAGGTTGTGAAATTCCAATTAAGATTTTGCACTGATTTGAATGagaagaatatatattttttttaaattaagatgtaaataaaacagatgaatgGTTTGAGAGATGTCAGTGTAATTTCCTATTAGAAAGAAATCTCTTGGTTGgatgaattttatttgtaataaattataatttttaataataattataaaaatttaataataaattataccTCTGCCAGAGGTATAATTTGGCTGTGTGACCAGATTTTCGCATGTCGTCACTGCTATTCTAGCGATGTATTTTTGAAGATGAgctgcaagttttttttaatttttaattttataaacaaataacGACATAAATTACTGCACCGGTGTTGTCTTCTTGCTTGTAATATAGTAAACTGTGAGAGATTGGACAATAACCGGAAGTACGTCCGCGTGTGCACTTATTCTGAGTAACGGAACATAACGGTTGTCAGGACGACCAAGTTCTAACACAGTTTTCTCAATGAGAGCTCCTCCAGACGGTAATAACACCTGTCagtatttcacatatttttgtaatataGCTATGTAGAAATGAACTATGTAGAAAATGTTCATTCATGTTATGTATTAATACTGATTGAACGTTGGGATGTTGACAGAGGTTGACCAGAGGTGCTGCCGAGCAAACACATACATATTCTGATGTCTGCTGGCATCACAATTCAAacgttaaaaaaatatatttcttaaaactcaGCATATGTCGCTTTTTGATGGCTTTATTTCTTCGAAGTTATAACAACGCGTTCCCGCCTTCTCCCTATTTTCCTAAAACGGTGCTCCCCGTGACAGAAAACAAGCGCACCCGGAGCACATAAACCCACCCAGATCAGAAGCAACTGCTACAGGCGGAGAACAACAAACGCAGTGTTATTGAATTACGAAAGAAGCGCAACCACAAGCCATCAATCTACAGTAAGTAAATCTAAGATGCGTTAATCTAATCGTGCTATGTTTGCGTTCATGATTTGTCCCTAATGAGGAAATAAAGCGACGCTGTCAGTTTTATTATAAGGACAGAATAAATTATGCAGTGATGGTTACTCAGCGATACGTCCTTAGCAGTTATGGATGttgtatttacataaaacaaatctttctgtTTGTAATCACTCAAAGCGTGAAAGAGCAACGAGGTTGATCTGCTTCGAGGTAGCCTACTTGAAATTCAGTTATCACATTAAGGCCGTGTATCCCATTAGGGCCTACAGCTACTATGGAGTCCAGTTAGTCAGGGTggcttaaatataaaaacaagattatcattttctttaacccttattaaagggttaatattatcatattgttcaaaatgttacaaaaaataGAGCAAACAATATCTGTTTTGTAATTTctaattgctttgttttacttctctCCTTAAGGCTATGATGGGGcggtttttaaaaattggacTTCTGTCCCTAATTATTATGTTGCTGCTGAATTTTGAGTCAACTTGTGCTAaaagaggcagcagcagcagcagcagcagcagtggaaAGAAATCCACAACGTCCAGCCGAGGAAGTGGAACCCAATCAAAGCCATCAAACTCTCAGCCCGGAAACTATCCTCGACAGCAGAGCCCCAATCGTGACACCAATCCATATCCTGCTGGAGGGAGTTACCCGTACCCTGGAAATAAGAATACTAATCCAGGTGGGCAAGCCAGGCAAAATCCACCAAGTTATCCAGGAGCAGGGAGCAACCCAAATCAGTATCCAGGAGGGAATCCTGCTGGAGGTTATCCTGCAGGAGGATACCCTAATCAACCAGGAAGAGGCAATTATCCAAATCAAAACCCAGCAGGAGGCTACCCCGCAGGCGGATACCCTGCAGGAGGATACCCTGCAGGAGGATACCCTAATCAACCAGGAAGAGGAAATTATCCAAATCAGAACCCAGCTGCTGGAGGCTACCCTGCAGCTGGTGGATACCCTGCTGGAGGATACCCTAATCAACCAGGAAGAGGAAATTATCCAAATCAGAACCCAGCTGCTGGAGGCTACCCTGCAGCTGGTGGATACCCTGCTGGAGGATACCCTAATCAACCAGGAAGAGGAAATTATCCAAATCAATATCCAGCTGGTGGAGGCTATCCAGCGGGTGGATACCCCAACCAAGGCAGAGGAGGGTATCCTAACCAGTACCCTGCTGGAGGGAATTATCCCAATCAGTACCCCGGAGCAGCAGGTGGCTACCCAGGTGGTTACGGCGGTGGTTATGGTGGAGGTTACGGTGGAGGTTACGGTGGTGGCTATGGTGGAGGAGCAATTGGCGGTTACCCTAACTGGAacccaaataataaaatccTCAGCCCAAGGTTCGGTGGCGGAGGTTATGGATATGGTGGCTCCCATGGCATGGGAGGATCTCCTTTCTCTCGTTCTGTGCAGGGCATGGGAATTCAGCCCAAATCAACAGGCTTTGCCAAAAAAGCCATGGTAGCAGCAGGTGTCGGTGCATTAGCTGGAATGGCCGTTGGTTATGGGCTAGGGCGCTTCCCTCGACCACATTTTGCCTTCCGTAACCCCGAAGAAGAATACTATTACAACAACTACATGTACCGGCAGTATGGGACCAAGTCAACAGATGAAAAAGACTATGGACGGGACTATGTCTACAAGCCTCCTCCACGGGCCAAGACCTACGAGACCTACATGAATGAATGCAGGAATCGCACTGACCTCCTCAAAGACCAAGGCTCATCGAATAGTGGAGCAACTGATGAGGAGAACGACACAGTGAGCATTGAGGAAATTGGGTACCCAGCCCTGATCG contains:
- the LOC116724204 gene encoding glycine-rich cell wall structural protein 1.8-like; the encoded protein is MMGRFLKIGLLSLIIMLLLNFESTCAKRGSSSSSSSSGKKSTTSSRGSGTQSKPSNSQPGNYPRQQSPNRDTNPYPAGGSYPYPGNKNTNPGGQARQNPPSYPGAGSNPNQYPGGNPAGGYPAGGYPNQPGRGNYPNQNPAGGYPAGGYPAGGYPAGGYPNQPGRGNYPNQNPAAGGYPAAGGYPAGGYPNQPGRGNYPNQNPAAGGYPAAGGYPAGGYPNQPGRGNYPNQYPAGGGYPAGGYPNQGRGGYPNQYPAGGNYPNQYPGAAGGYPGGYGGGYGGGYGGGYGGGYGGGAIGGYPNWNPNNKILSPRFGGGGYGYGGSHGMGGSPFSRSVQGMGIQPKSTGFAKKAMVAAGVGALAGMAVGYGLGRFPRPHFAFRNPEEEYYYNNYMYRQYGTKSTDEKDYGRDYVYKPPPRAKTYETYMNECRNRTDLLKDQGSSNSGATDEENDTVSIEEIGYPALIDQVKSRRCVEEYMKYSAQFMEKRKFEQRQQPRGSAPMSNGVMQLFTSGFVLLSSMLLLQ